Proteins from a single region of Halorubrum sp. 2020YC2:
- a CDS encoding HalOD1 output domain-containing protein, translating to MVRETKHTDAPFMYIHRPMKSDSSVTRFDPTTARSALDAVFTAVSEFKNTDVKELRRLDRYINSDTINLLFGGPDSSTTRIEEGSLSFRYDDVFVTVTHDGWIKIVDADAFRARSAHHGQSADTREQQSTEAALKAAAAALAEAEEYVWSAASDTSDTELGAPLWAVVEQLWTIQTSIDDLTAQPFSTEPPATRIDDQL from the coding sequence GTGGTCCGCGAAACGAAACATACTGATGCACCATTTATGTATATTCACAGACCTATGAAATCGGACTCGTCAGTTACCCGGTTTGATCCGACGACTGCTCGGTCAGCACTCGACGCGGTGTTTACTGCTGTCTCCGAATTTAAAAACACAGATGTGAAAGAGCTTCGACGTCTCGACAGATATATCAACTCCGATACGATTAACCTGCTGTTTGGCGGTCCAGACAGTTCGACAACGCGTATTGAAGAGGGGAGCCTTTCGTTTCGATACGACGATGTATTCGTGACTGTGACACATGACGGATGGATTAAGATCGTCGACGCAGACGCGTTCCGCGCACGGTCAGCGCACCATGGACAGTCAGCGGACACACGCGAACAGCAGTCGACCGAAGCGGCTCTCAAAGCGGCGGCAGCGGCGCTCGCTGAGGCTGAAGAATACGTCTGGAGCGCCGCTAGCGACACTTCGGATACTGAACTCGGCGCTCCGCTCTGGGCAGTAGTAGAGCAGCTCTGGACCATTCAGACATCGATTGACGACCTGACCGCTCAGCCGTTTTCGACTGAACCGCCGGCGACACGGATAGATGACCAGCTGTGA
- a CDS encoding AI-2E family transporter encodes MNRGQSFLLLLIGSVALLTLFVILPFVEYVIASAILAFVLYPFHRRLTRWLRKRVSERFGQMLSALTLIFSAIVAVILPLAYITWVFVRDLTAIAAGESSVDVAAIEAEIAAFTGQDPEVGEALQTVGELLVQTLFGGLSGVLTTAIRASVGLSLALFLVYYTLIDGPAFVRWIRDTSPLPPGVTADLVERVNVMTRGVVIGHISVALLQALVAGLGLWVAGIPNVVFWTFVMAVLALLPLIGAFFVWGPAAAYLVVVDQVTAGVFLAVYGVAVIAMVDNYARPLVIDQQAHLNPAIILLGVFGGIYSVGFTGLFVGPIVIGVLAAALETFREDYDSI; translated from the coding sequence ATGAACCGCGGGCAATCGTTCCTCCTCCTCCTCATAGGGTCCGTCGCGCTCCTGACGCTCTTCGTCATCCTGCCGTTCGTCGAGTACGTGATCGCCTCGGCCATCCTCGCGTTCGTCCTCTACCCCTTCCACCGGCGGCTCACCCGCTGGCTCCGGAAGCGCGTCTCGGAGCGGTTCGGCCAGATGCTGTCGGCGCTGACCCTCATCTTCTCGGCCATCGTCGCCGTAATCCTCCCGCTCGCATACATCACGTGGGTGTTCGTGCGAGACCTCACCGCCATCGCCGCCGGGGAGTCGTCGGTCGACGTCGCGGCCATCGAGGCGGAGATAGCCGCGTTCACGGGGCAGGACCCGGAGGTCGGAGAGGCGCTTCAGACCGTGGGCGAACTCCTCGTCCAGACGCTGTTCGGCGGCCTGAGCGGCGTGCTCACCACGGCGATCCGGGCGTCGGTCGGACTGTCGCTCGCGCTCTTTTTAGTGTACTACACCCTCATCGACGGGCCGGCGTTCGTGAGGTGGATCCGGGACACGAGCCCGCTGCCGCCGGGCGTCACCGCCGACCTCGTCGAGCGCGTCAACGTGATGACCCGCGGCGTCGTCATCGGGCACATCTCGGTCGCGCTCCTCCAAGCGCTCGTCGCCGGGCTCGGGCTGTGGGTCGCCGGGATCCCCAACGTGGTGTTCTGGACGTTCGTGATGGCGGTGCTGGCGCTGTTGCCGCTCATCGGCGCCTTCTTCGTGTGGGGACCGGCGGCCGCGTACCTCGTGGTCGTCGACCAGGTGACGGCCGGAGTCTTCCTCGCGGTGTACGGGGTCGCGGTGATCGCGATGGTGGACAACTACGCCCGCCCGCTCGTCATCGACCAGCAGGCGCACCTCAACCCGGCGATCATCCTCCTCGGCGTGTTCGGCGGCATCTACTCGGTCGGGTTCACCGGCCTCTTCGTCGGTCCCATCGTGATCGGCGTGCTCGCGGCCGCGCTGGAGACGTTCCGCGAGGACTACGACTCGATCTGA
- a CDS encoding TspO/MBR family protein: protein MATSATARLPNRRDALLIAAAAVAVNLIGALGVPFTTTESAWFAALELPGFYPPGWAFGVVWPILYALCGAAAALVYLAGRDGGATAGRVRPALALFGVQLAVNVAWSPVFWGLERPDLGLVVLAVLLPLVVATVRAFDRVDRRAAALLVPYLAWVCFATALNYAIWALN from the coding sequence ATGGCGACGAGCGCGACCGCCCGACTCCCCAACCGACGCGACGCCCTCCTGATCGCCGCCGCGGCGGTCGCCGTCAACCTGATCGGCGCGCTCGGCGTCCCGTTCACGACCACGGAAAGCGCTTGGTTCGCGGCCCTGGAACTCCCCGGCTTCTACCCGCCGGGCTGGGCGTTCGGCGTCGTCTGGCCGATACTGTACGCGCTGTGCGGCGCCGCGGCCGCGCTCGTCTACCTCGCCGGGCGCGACGGCGGCGCGACGGCGGGACGCGTGCGGCCCGCGCTCGCGCTGTTCGGCGTCCAACTCGCGGTCAACGTCGCGTGGTCGCCGGTCTTCTGGGGACTCGAACGCCCGGACCTCGGACTCGTCGTCCTCGCCGTCCTCCTCCCGCTGGTCGTCGCGACGGTCCGGGCCTTCGACCGCGTCGACCGACGGGCCGCGGCGCTGCTCGTCCCGTACCTCGCGTGGGTCTGTTTCGCGACCGCGCTCAACTACGCCATCTGGGCGCTCAACTAG
- a CDS encoding GNAT family N-acetyltransferase, whose amino-acid sequence MEYALVCRPDEGEALRLDYRAFAYAGKFVVGAPGKSVVRTTDGGPAAPDWEPDEPLPDTVEPEAFDGDVVAAVSFSPDRTDPDCCRLRYVTVHAARRGEGIGPRLIDETVADLAADGFDRVKIAVNNPFAYEACHKCGFAYTGARTGLAELELERPAAAPAEVDPERYRDGMAAFRETDGELSRAERRFVAKRLDRGPPSVDDATPGRGDRR is encoded by the coding sequence ATGGAGTACGCGCTCGTGTGTCGCCCCGACGAAGGGGAGGCCCTGCGGCTCGACTACCGGGCGTTCGCGTACGCCGGCAAGTTCGTCGTCGGCGCGCCGGGCAAGTCGGTGGTCCGAACGACGGACGGCGGCCCGGCCGCGCCGGACTGGGAGCCCGACGAGCCGCTTCCGGACACGGTCGAGCCCGAGGCGTTCGACGGGGACGTGGTCGCGGCCGTCTCCTTCTCACCCGACCGGACCGACCCCGACTGCTGCCGGCTGCGGTACGTCACGGTCCACGCCGCGCGCCGCGGGGAGGGGATCGGCCCGCGCCTGATCGACGAGACCGTCGCGGACCTCGCCGCCGACGGCTTCGACCGCGTGAAGATCGCCGTGAACAACCCGTTCGCGTACGAGGCGTGCCACAAGTGCGGCTTCGCGTACACGGGTGCGCGGACGGGACTCGCGGAGCTGGAACTCGAACGCCCGGCCGCGGCGCCCGCGGAGGTCGACCCCGAGCGGTACCGCGACGGGATGGCGGCGTTCCGCGAGACGGACGGGGAGCTGAGCCGGGCGGAGCGCCGGTTCGTCGCGAAGCGCCTCGACCGCGGGCCGCCGTCGGTGGACGACGCGACGCCGGGGAGGGGTGACCGGCGCTAG
- a CDS encoding class I SAM-dependent methyltransferase, translated as MYGVGDVAFFDRVAPLYDLAMPPADRAALAAGLDHATRPIERLIDVGGGSGRAAAALTGPDIAVVDASVEMLSRGRRARGLDGLAADAGRLPFRDASVDAVTVVDAFHHLPDHDAALGEAARVLAPGGALVVREFDPDHPLGRLLVAGEHAIGMDSRFRTPADLAAAMDDADLDPRIVDRGFGYTVVGVRR; from the coding sequence ATGTACGGAGTCGGTGACGTGGCGTTCTTCGATCGGGTGGCGCCGCTGTACGACCTCGCGATGCCGCCGGCGGACAGGGCGGCGCTGGCCGCGGGCCTCGACCACGCGACTCGACCGATCGAGCGCCTCATCGACGTCGGCGGCGGGTCGGGTCGCGCGGCGGCCGCGCTGACCGGTCCCGACATCGCGGTCGTCGACGCCTCCGTCGAAATGCTCTCGCGGGGGCGACGCGCCCGCGGACTCGACGGGCTCGCGGCCGACGCGGGACGGCTTCCGTTCCGGGACGCGAGCGTCGACGCGGTCACCGTCGTCGACGCGTTCCACCACCTCCCCGACCACGACGCCGCGCTCGGGGAGGCGGCGCGCGTGCTCGCGCCCGGCGGCGCGCTCGTCGTCCGCGAGTTCGACCCCGACCACCCGCTCGGACGACTGCTGGTCGCCGGCGAGCACGCGATCGGGATGGACTCGCGGTTCCGAACGCCGGCCGACCTCGCGGCCGCGATGGACGATGCCGACCTCGATCCGCGGATCGTCGACCGCGGCTTCGGCTACACGGTCGTCGGCGTTCGGCGTTGA
- a CDS encoding ATP-binding protein, which translates to MSNPALDVVEFVLTTHFYTQDRDLDENDLPPRFRQVFWSADAAEDAPGGVERPLKATDETARTATGVERPWDAVSDLLFTQRTEFSGEISLTQPVMGLEWYRDHADDDRIGGNPTIVAALAAAEDLTAPVTREEAREDVRPVQADRVWIDALLAEYFDEDEDGEMLDLVNVRAPEEIETTLADLVLTGDQEGEIQKIVKAIEHREYLAEIGLREIGKLLFVGPPGTGKTTVSRALAHELGLPFVEVKLSMITSQYLGETSKNVEKSFEVAKRLSPCILFIDEFDSVAKTRRSDEHAALKRAVNTLLKSIDEVSLVRDEVLLIGATNHPDQLDAAAWRRFDEIVNFPKPDRDMRADILRVVTKEMKIADFDPQEVADRTSGLTGSDLRMVLREAVLGALTEDRMTITQADVMEAVEDFEERDNLKNMDMIDGEGAEVLGETGSNDAHDHDEHDHSDHDHGEEGHDEDSPDPTRGAEPQGRTQD; encoded by the coding sequence ATGAGTAACCCGGCGCTCGACGTCGTCGAGTTCGTGTTGACGACGCACTTCTACACGCAGGACCGCGACCTCGACGAGAACGACCTGCCCCCGCGGTTCCGGCAGGTGTTCTGGTCGGCCGACGCCGCCGAGGACGCCCCCGGCGGCGTGGAGCGACCGCTGAAGGCGACCGACGAGACGGCCCGCACCGCCACGGGCGTCGAGCGGCCGTGGGACGCGGTCTCCGACCTCCTCTTCACCCAGCGGACCGAGTTCTCCGGCGAGATCTCGCTGACCCAGCCGGTGATGGGGTTAGAGTGGTACCGCGACCACGCGGACGACGACCGGATCGGCGGGAACCCGACGATCGTCGCCGCGCTGGCGGCCGCCGAGGACCTGACGGCGCCCGTCACCCGCGAGGAGGCCAGAGAGGACGTGCGACCGGTCCAAGCCGACCGCGTCTGGATCGACGCGCTGCTCGCGGAGTACTTCGACGAGGACGAGGACGGGGAGATGCTCGACCTCGTCAACGTCCGCGCGCCCGAGGAGATCGAGACGACGCTGGCCGACCTCGTGTTGACCGGCGACCAGGAGGGCGAGATCCAGAAGATCGTCAAGGCGATCGAACACCGCGAGTACCTCGCGGAGATCGGCCTCCGCGAGATCGGGAAGCTGCTGTTCGTCGGTCCGCCGGGGACCGGGAAGACGACCGTGTCTCGCGCGCTCGCCCACGAGCTCGGCCTCCCGTTCGTCGAGGTGAAGCTCTCGATGATCACGAGCCAGTACCTCGGTGAGACGTCGAAGAACGTCGAGAAGAGCTTCGAGGTCGCCAAGCGGCTCTCCCCGTGCATCCTCTTCATCGACGAGTTCGACTCGGTGGCGAAGACCCGCCGCTCGGACGAGCACGCCGCCCTCAAGCGCGCGGTCAACACCCTCCTAAAGTCGATCGACGAGGTGTCGCTGGTCCGCGACGAGGTGCTCCTCATCGGCGCGACGAACCACCCGGACCAGCTCGACGCCGCCGCGTGGCGCCGGTTCGACGAGATCGTCAACTTCCCCAAGCCCGACCGCGACATGCGCGCGGACATCCTCCGTGTGGTGACCAAGGAGATGAAGATAGCCGACTTCGACCCTCAGGAGGTCGCGGACCGGACCAGCGGACTCACCGGCTCCGACCTCCGGATGGTGCTCCGGGAGGCCGTCCTCGGCGCGCTCACCGAAGACCGGATGACGATCACGCAGGCGGACGTGATGGAGGCGGTCGAGGACTTCGAGGAGCGCGACAACCTCAAGAATATGGACATGATCGACGGGGAGGGCGCCGAGGTGCTGGGCGAGACGGGGTCGAACGACGCTCACGACCACGACGAGCACGACCACAGCGACCACGACCACGGCGAGGAGGGCCACGACGAGGACTCGCCGGACCCGACCCGCGGCGCGGAGCCGCAGGGGCGGACGCAGGACTGA
- a CDS encoding NUDIX domain-containing protein: protein MSSEDAAASGDPAGDGASDTGSGASETDHENALQDVIAVDPDDVAQGTVNRLDAHTGDGIRHRAFTCLVFDGDGRILLAQRAPDKRLWDGHWDGTVASHPVEGQSQEDATEQRLEEELGISPDQYGDLRVTDKFEYKRYYPNEGVEWEVCAVLKVTLDDTSLDPDEEEIGGMLWADYDHLHENPALYRQLRLCPWFEIAMRRDFS, encoded by the coding sequence ATGAGTTCCGAAGACGCGGCCGCGTCGGGTGACCCCGCCGGCGACGGCGCGAGCGACACGGGCAGCGGCGCGAGCGAGACCGACCACGAGAACGCGCTTCAGGACGTCATCGCCGTCGACCCCGACGACGTCGCGCAGGGGACGGTGAACCGGCTCGACGCCCACACCGGCGACGGGATCCGCCACCGCGCGTTCACCTGCCTCGTCTTCGACGGGGACGGCCGGATCCTGCTCGCTCAGCGCGCGCCGGACAAGCGCCTGTGGGACGGCCACTGGGACGGGACGGTCGCCTCCCACCCGGTCGAGGGACAGTCACAGGAGGACGCCACCGAGCAGCGGCTCGAAGAGGAGCTCGGCATCTCGCCCGACCAGTACGGCGACCTCCGCGTGACTGACAAGTTCGAGTACAAGCGCTACTACCCCAACGAGGGCGTCGAGTGGGAGGTGTGCGCGGTGCTGAAGGTCACGCTCGACGACACCTCGCTCGACCCGGACGAGGAGGAGATCGGCGGCATGCTGTGGGCCGACTACGACCACCTCCACGAGAATCCGGCGCTGTACCGACAGCTCCGACTCTGCCCGTGGTTCGAGATCGCGATGCGGCGCGACTTCTCCTGA
- a CDS encoding DUF2064 domain-containing protein: MTVVALLANPPREGLVGTAIAESTPLSAAEAADLYEAGFRDAVLAVDRSGGELLVNYPDEEDLPAEYRTETSPEAELRTLVADTLGGTDEVRFERQVGSTFGARAGNTVTHLLREEGADSVAVVTPTAPLLSRTSVDSAAMKLRTTEVVLGPSSDGRAYYAGFTEPIDFDGAFEAPALPTLAERGRDADRSVDFVEPSPSLETGEDLLDVVPMLRARFAAERVVPDYTAAFVHEKGLDVVVEDGEQRLVRD; this comes from the coding sequence ATGACCGTCGTCGCCCTGCTGGCGAACCCGCCCCGCGAGGGGCTCGTCGGAACCGCGATCGCAGAGTCGACGCCGCTGTCCGCCGCGGAGGCGGCCGACCTCTACGAGGCGGGGTTCCGCGACGCCGTCCTCGCGGTCGACCGCTCCGGCGGCGAACTCCTCGTCAACTACCCCGACGAGGAGGACCTCCCCGCGGAGTACCGGACCGAGACGAGTCCGGAGGCCGAACTGCGGACGCTCGTCGCGGACACCCTCGGCGGGACCGACGAGGTTCGCTTCGAGCGGCAGGTCGGCTCCACGTTCGGCGCGCGCGCCGGCAACACCGTCACGCACCTGCTGCGCGAGGAGGGCGCCGACTCGGTCGCGGTCGTCACCCCGACCGCGCCGCTGCTCTCGCGGACGAGCGTCGACTCGGCGGCGATGAAGCTGCGGACGACGGAAGTCGTGCTCGGCCCGTCGTCGGACGGCCGGGCGTACTACGCGGGCTTTACCGAACCGATCGACTTCGACGGCGCGTTCGAGGCGCCCGCCCTGCCGACGCTCGCGGAGCGCGGCCGCGACGCGGACCGCTCGGTCGACTTCGTCGAGCCGTCGCCCTCGCTGGAGACCGGCGAGGACCTGCTCGACGTGGTGCCCATGTTGCGGGCGCGGTTCGCCGCGGAGCGCGTGGTGCCGGACTACACGGCCGCGTTCGTCCACGAGAAGGGGCTGGACGTGGTCGTCGAGGACGGCGAGCAGCGGCTGGTTCGGGACTGA
- the sod gene encoding superoxide dismutase, which translates to MSYELDPLPYDYDALEPHISEQVLEWHHDTHHQGYVNGWNAAEETLEGNRESHDFSSSAGAIRDVTHNSSGHILHDLFWQNMSPEGGDEPEGALADRIAEDFGSYEAWKGEFEAAAGDASGWALLVYDTFSNQLRNVVVDKHDQGAVWGGHPVLALDVWEHSYYHDYGPARGEFVDNFFEVVDWEEPSDRYEQAVELFE; encoded by the coding sequence ATGAGTTACGAACTCGATCCGCTACCGTACGATTACGACGCGCTGGAACCGCACATCTCCGAGCAGGTGCTCGAATGGCACCACGACACCCACCATCAGGGGTACGTCAACGGCTGGAACGCCGCCGAAGAGACGCTCGAAGGGAACCGTGAGTCCCACGACTTCTCTTCGTCCGCCGGCGCCATCCGCGACGTGACCCACAACTCCTCGGGTCACATCCTCCACGACCTGTTCTGGCAGAACATGTCGCCGGAGGGCGGCGACGAGCCCGAGGGCGCGCTCGCGGACCGCATCGCGGAGGACTTCGGCTCGTACGAGGCCTGGAAGGGCGAGTTCGAAGCCGCTGCGGGCGACGCGAGCGGCTGGGCGCTTCTGGTGTACGACACGTTCTCGAACCAGCTTCGCAACGTCGTGGTCGACAAGCACGACCAGGGCGCGGTCTGGGGCGGTCACCCGGTCCTCGCGCTGGACGTCTGGGAGCACTCCTACTACCACGACTACGGTCCGGCTCGCGGCGAGTTCGTCGACAACTTCTTCGAGGTCGTCGACTGGGAGGAGCCGTCGGATCGCTACGAGCAGGCCGTCGAGCTGTTCGAGTAA
- a CDS encoding DUF5827 family protein, with product MPEPKSAFDATYPCDFYEPAELFEPDQMYTIPEIGRLLQGVEPDAEVDPDTEAVLVDWAVPWVMVHAEDMVVAEPLHDDGPGYYGLATEEESDAAPDTDSDPDVEGDATADADESA from the coding sequence ATGCCCGAACCGAAGTCGGCGTTCGACGCCACCTACCCGTGCGACTTCTACGAGCCCGCGGAGCTGTTCGAGCCGGATCAGATGTACACGATCCCCGAGATCGGTCGCCTCCTTCAGGGGGTAGAGCCGGACGCCGAGGTCGACCCCGACACCGAGGCCGTGCTGGTCGACTGGGCGGTCCCGTGGGTGATGGTCCACGCCGAGGACATGGTCGTCGCTGAGCCGCTACACGATGACGGCCCGGGGTACTACGGGCTGGCGACCGAGGAGGAATCGGACGCTGCGCCCGACACCGACTCCGATCCGGACGTCGAGGGTGACGCCACCGCAGACGCCGACGAGTCGGCGTGA
- a CDS encoding ATPase → MTGDASDPPTYLVAGGARVDAGKTTFSAGLVAHLADRAGDVVGVKPRAGNDFWFDHDDYRIATDSGRLYGKDARTLAAATTRPLATVDDASPSPSAVAPESINPVHRLWRPTPGRTGMLGDADRTFLCDRVTTASGTRFVVNGAAEDAGLLPEGLTERLPLADATRVYDVPEFNDVMAEAHLPAVGRLAERVARTPVPVVVESYADVAGTLPRDGPVAPDAVAVVDPGRARVYAGDRYAKARAVAAGSPREGTREEHVDAVTEMIEPLATASLPALAGDVRGDPDRIASRYESAYAALTGAVAE, encoded by the coding sequence GTGACCGGGGACGCCTCCGACCCGCCGACCTACCTCGTCGCCGGCGGCGCGCGCGTCGACGCCGGCAAGACCACCTTTTCGGCGGGGCTGGTCGCGCACCTCGCGGACCGCGCGGGCGACGTGGTCGGCGTCAAGCCCCGCGCGGGCAACGACTTCTGGTTCGACCACGACGACTACCGGATCGCGACCGATTCGGGCCGCCTGTACGGGAAGGACGCCCGGACCCTCGCGGCCGCGACCACCCGCCCGCTGGCGACGGTCGACGACGCGTCCCCGTCGCCCTCGGCGGTCGCGCCCGAGTCGATCAACCCAGTTCACCGGCTCTGGCGACCGACGCCCGGCCGGACCGGCATGCTGGGCGACGCCGACCGCACCTTCCTCTGTGACCGCGTGACGACCGCGTCCGGGACGCGGTTCGTCGTCAACGGCGCGGCCGAGGACGCGGGGCTGCTCCCCGAGGGACTGACGGAGCGCCTCCCGCTCGCGGACGCGACCCGGGTGTACGATGTCCCCGAGTTCAACGACGTGATGGCCGAGGCGCACCTCCCGGCGGTCGGACGGCTCGCGGAACGCGTCGCGCGGACGCCGGTCCCGGTCGTCGTCGAGTCGTACGCCGACGTCGCCGGGACGCTCCCGCGCGACGGGCCGGTCGCCCCCGACGCGGTCGCCGTCGTCGACCCCGGTCGCGCGCGGGTCTACGCGGGCGACCGCTACGCGAAGGCCCGCGCGGTCGCCGCCGGCAGCCCGCGAGAGGGCACCCGCGAGGAGCACGTCGACGCGGTGACGGAGATGATCGAACCGCTCGCGACCGCCTCGCTCCCGGCGCTCGCAGGCGACGTTCGCGGGGATCCGGATCGGATCGCGTCGCGGTACGAATCGGCGTACGCGGCGCTCACCGGCGCGGTTGCGGAATAA
- a CDS encoding 4a-hydroxytetrahydrobiopterin dehydratase — protein MSSPLADEPVETAGDDAEPLDADEYADYFDELGPAWEVVDDHHLEASYEFPDFETALAFTNDVGELAEREWHHPDIALSWGEVGVEIWSHEVGGLTRADFVMAARMDRLYADYDE, from the coding sequence ATGTCCTCACCGCTCGCGGACGAGCCGGTCGAGACGGCCGGCGACGACGCGGAGCCGCTCGACGCCGACGAGTACGCCGACTACTTCGACGAGCTCGGTCCCGCGTGGGAGGTCGTGGACGACCACCACCTGGAGGCGAGCTACGAGTTCCCCGACTTCGAGACGGCGCTGGCGTTCACGAACGACGTGGGCGAACTGGCCGAACGGGAGTGGCACCACCCGGACATCGCGCTGTCGTGGGGCGAGGTCGGGGTCGAGATATGGAGCCACGAGGTCGGCGGCCTCACCCGGGCCGACTTCGTGATGGCGGCGCGGATGGACCGCCTGTACGCCGACTACGACGAGTGA
- a CDS encoding BtpA/SgcQ family protein: MEFESTFGTGAPLLGMVHLPPLPGAPRAPDDGREAMRAAVDRAASDARALDRGGVDGIVIENFGDAPFYPDEVPPHVVAGVTRAATAVAAETDLPLGVNVLRNDAEAALSVAAAVDAQFVRVNVHTGARVTDQGIVQGRAHETLRLRDRLGVDVGVFADTDVKHSAPLTPAGYTAESFADTAERGLADAVIASGPGTGEAVDADALEAVVAERERHGLDTPVLVGSGVTPETVGGLLGVADGAIVGTALKEGGETTAPVDPDRVADLVAAADAVR; this comes from the coding sequence ATGGAGTTCGAATCCACCTTCGGCACGGGCGCGCCGCTGCTCGGCATGGTCCACCTCCCGCCGCTCCCCGGCGCTCCCCGGGCGCCGGACGACGGGCGCGAGGCGATGCGCGCGGCGGTCGACCGGGCCGCGAGCGACGCGCGGGCGCTCGACCGCGGCGGCGTCGACGGGATCGTGATCGAGAACTTCGGGGACGCGCCCTTCTACCCCGACGAGGTCCCGCCCCACGTCGTCGCGGGCGTGACCCGCGCCGCGACCGCGGTCGCCGCCGAGACGGACCTCCCGCTCGGCGTCAACGTCCTCCGGAACGACGCCGAGGCCGCCCTCTCCGTCGCCGCCGCCGTCGACGCCCAGTTCGTCCGCGTGAACGTCCACACCGGCGCCCGCGTGACGGACCAGGGGATCGTTCAGGGGCGCGCCCACGAGACGCTCCGCCTGCGCGACCGCCTCGGCGTCGACGTCGGCGTCTTCGCCGACACCGACGTGAAACACTCCGCGCCGCTGACCCCGGCGGGGTACACCGCCGAGTCGTTCGCGGACACCGCCGAGCGCGGCCTCGCGGACGCCGTCATCGCCTCCGGCCCCGGGACCGGCGAAGCCGTCGACGCCGACGCCCTCGAGGCGGTCGTGGCCGAGCGCGAGCGCCACGGGCTCGACACCCCCGTCCTCGTCGGGAGCGGCGTCACGCCGGAGACGGTCGGCGGTCTGCTCGGCGTCGCCGACGGCGCCATCGTCGGCACCGCGCTCAAGGAGGGCGGCGAGACGACCGCCCCGGTCGACCCGGACCGCGTCGCGGACCTCGTCGCGGCCGCCGACGCGGTCCGGTGA
- a CDS encoding carbohydrate kinase family protein has product MTRGPDSGEAERDRSPAVLSVGAAAIDEWYAVSNLPEPDGGAFAREVTSAFGGVGANVAVALDRLGRDAGLVSRVGDDEYGRRALEHLAETGVDATHVAVGDGPHTRSLILRDPDGERAIVTAGESFRRLRPDGDALAAMADADAVFLTAYAPDRAARRVLDRVESLRERAAESPEADPPALVFDLSGPVEELVGRGTEPQTIHRFLHRADVFVAGGVAAPAFFGSAAAAVERVAAAQTGGSGSHSEAGSRSKAGSRSRRGPTWPRAVLTRGADGMTAVAGGQASRFDAFDVETVDATGAGDAFTAGLIDRWIAGRAAGASAEPTAEPRDDGDGVASGVRFAAAVAAINCTARFTQPGLPTRSEVESFLAERGHGPDGSR; this is encoded by the coding sequence GTGACGCGGGGACCGGACTCCGGCGAGGCGGAGCGGGACCGCTCGCCCGCGGTCCTCTCCGTCGGCGCCGCGGCGATAGACGAGTGGTACGCGGTCTCGAACCTCCCTGAGCCGGACGGCGGCGCGTTCGCCCGCGAGGTCACGTCCGCGTTCGGCGGCGTCGGCGCGAACGTCGCGGTCGCGCTCGACCGCCTGGGCCGCGACGCGGGCCTCGTCAGCCGCGTCGGGGACGACGAGTACGGGCGGCGGGCGCTGGAACACCTCGCGGAGACCGGCGTCGACGCGACCCACGTCGCGGTCGGTGACGGGCCGCACACCCGGTCGCTGATCCTCCGCGACCCGGACGGCGAGCGCGCCATCGTCACCGCGGGCGAGAGCTTCCGGCGGCTCCGGCCGGACGGCGACGCGCTCGCGGCGATGGCCGACGCCGACGCCGTCTTCCTCACCGCCTACGCGCCGGACCGCGCGGCCAGGCGGGTCCTCGACCGGGTCGAGTCGCTCCGAGAGCGCGCCGCGGAGAGTCCGGAGGCCGACCCGCCCGCGCTCGTCTTCGATCTGTCCGGGCCGGTCGAGGAGCTAGTCGGGCGCGGGACCGAACCGCAGACGATCCACCGGTTCCTCCACCGGGCCGACGTGTTCGTCGCGGGCGGGGTGGCCGCCCCCGCGTTCTTCGGCTCGGCGGCGGCGGCCGTCGAGCGAGTCGCGGCCGCGCAGACCGGCGGGTCCGGGTCTCACTCCGAGGCCGGGTCCCGCTCCAAGGCCGGGTCCCGCTCGCGACGCGGGCCGACGTGGCCCCGGGCGGTCCTCACGCGCGGCGCCGACGGGATGACGGCGGTAGCGGGCGGCCAGGCTTCTCGGTTCGACGCGTTCGACGTCGAGACCGTCGACGCGACCGGCGCCGGCGACGCGTTCACCGCCGGGCTGATCGACCGGTGGATCGCGGGGCGGGCTGCCGGGGCGAGCGCGGAGCCGACCGCGGAGCCGCGCGACGACGGCGACGGGGTCGCCTCCGGCGTCAGGTTCGCGGCCGCGGTCGCCGCGATCAACTGCACCGCCCGGTTCACGCAGCCGGGGCTTCCGACGCGGAGCGAGGTCGAGTCGTTCCTCGCGGAGCGCGGGCACGGGCCGGACGGGAGCCGGTGA